Genomic segment of Hylaeus volcanicus isolate JK05 chromosome 6, UHH_iyHylVolc1.0_haploid, whole genome shotgun sequence:
TTTTTActtcgtaataaaaatgaaatattaaaatactaattttaaatgagcaaagtaaaaaagagaaatgaaacaaatgcaCACAAGTTAAATAAAGCTTTGCAATCAAAGTGGCAAAGAATTTCtggcaaatttatttaaaaagatacatGATAGCACAGCAAGATTCGCAGGCACGGTGGCCAGAAATTGTGACTCCTACAAAATATAGACTTTttcctgaatatttttttcagaaacaatttttataaatattgtttaaatgcAACAACATAGCAGTTGGTGTCTGTGGTTTATTTGCAAGATACTGGAATTCCATTCTACTGCAAGTGGTTTACAATTTTCTGGGTACTGTACATCACATAATAATAAgtgatgtttatataaactaCTATCTAATTAAacattacaaattattgatACTACTTTTTTTCCTAAAACAAATCTTATTACATAATTTAGGAAAACCAATTAGATTTGTGAAAAGTATCTACACATTTTAAAGTTATTAGGtatcattttcgtattttattgtgCTTAATATATGATGAATGCCAAGGTTCTGTCAACGTATTGATCATTGCGGATAAAAACACGTTTATAGCAAACAAAATATAGgtagattatttaataacgaatttgaataaaataaataacaaataattttgataattactttgtaaagaaatgttaaattttatgcTATTAccatatttaatattatttaaacaggAAACCGTTTCACTtatgtgtaatatttatatacaacatttttatctaggAATAAGGGTGTTGGACAAGATAAAATCCTATTCAAATGTTacagttataaaatattaagtttttatAATACCTTAATATGATTTGTTAAtgaagtttataaaatatcactgCTGTAACTCGATATCTTCGTATGTTCTCTCAAATAATGTTTTCTATTAACTATTCTAACATCTAATACTGTTAGAACTCTTTaagaatgtaatattaaaaaaaatatatatatattaatgaaaattcaaatacataaaatagaattactCGCGCTAAACAAAACATCAGTCAGAATGATAAAAtatcggttttttttttcattttattatcaattatttcttttatgcaTATCTGCTATGCAGTTTGCTTTTATTTGCTTAGAAAAAAACTACTGAAAACTTATAGTTCAAATTTACAATCGCAATTGAGCAGCTGCTACAAAGTTAGCTGTACAAAAACACAGAAACACGCTACAACTAATTACAAGCATTATGTATCAGAAGTACGTCCTGTTGCGAATCATTTAATACATATGCGTCtgatactttcattttttagtaTAGTACAATAACTTAAACAACTCTTCCAATAAACTTCTTTATGATTTCGTGCAAAAAATACACAGTTACTGATAATATCATCTTAAGTATTCATACTAGCTTCAACTTCAAGATCATCGTCATTATTGGTATTGATCAAGGAACGTAGTAacgaaatatatgtatacaatttatatatatatatatatccgacatatatatgtatatataaacaacaaaatgtAATCCATATTTTCAGAGTTTCCAAGATAACATATATGATCGTAATTTCCTTCGAACGAAGGCTGTCATTTTCATGTGtgaattaacaaaaacattctGTCTAATGTGGTGTTTTGTCTTTACATCTTAATAAAAATGCAGTCAGGAACATCCGCAATTAGTTcaatatcgttaaaaaaatgtcaattttcAGTATGTAAAAAATACCTCAGTACACTGAGTGTcttaaaatctgaaaattttcattagttCTACtttttacacaaatattttcattgagaaaatattatccATTATACTgcagaatataaattttgaaaacagaaGTAACTAGTAATAAGTTGGGTGTACAACAGCATAATGTTTGAAACATGCACATAATTTAAATCACGGTTGTATGTAGTCAAACAACTACTATACACAGACGTTTAGATTTTTTACAAAGTATTGTAACACATCCTCATAACTAGTATATCCAGCTTTCATAACTGTCACTGTACGTCGCATAAGTTTCTTATATATTGTTCATTTATAGAATGTTCGCCAATCTTGGAATGCGCTCAAGAAACGTAATATATCGCGAAACACGATAATTCTTTCACAGTATTAGAACTATATTTGACATActtctttaaattatacacTTAATATTGATATAAGTTATCGTTTCGATTGAGTTGCAGCAATTTATTACCCTAACCGACTAACAGTTAATTCgactgaattaaatttgttaacttgacatattttacgttttgttgtaaattttaaaaccatcattcttttttataattgtgaCAAACTAGtctctacaaaaaaaaaaaaactttatttattaaataaatgaaataaattgctcCATCTTCGTCCATTTAATAACATTCTTAGGTATTTCGGGGCTACGTAGTTTGAACGCCTCTTGAAGAAAGACTTTAATCACAGTTAAGGCAGGAGAAACATTGAATAATGTaagattcataaataataggaGATCTCGTATAATATCGTGGCAAGTCTTCACgcaaaaaatattcagaagTAGATTCGAAATATgtgatgaattaaaaatgaagaaaagacTGTAGAACattaactaataaaaaaaaagcttaaGATAACGATAAACATGAAATCgtgaaatgatttttctttttaaataatagtttagttctctgtatttttaatatagttaCTTACATTCAATGCGAGATGAGTTGAGCATTTACTATGCTCGAcacgttcttttctttttaaattaaaactctGCCTCATTAATATGTTAGTCTACTGttatatatttgcaaaattgtaTAGTCTCAGTAAAATATATAGGAATAGGCGTATAAAGCACATacagaaaagaatatattcaaaCGCAAAAAGGTCCAGGGTGTTTGGAAGGCAACTCAGAAATTTTACTGATAAACCATCTAATAAGTGTTTTATATTAAGTTTTGATATAACAATGGCAAACAAAACtttgtttacgtttcttttaaattaaggATCGATaacgatttttttaatgtacaaacaaaaatgcatGTTATAAGAAATGAGATTATGaacaaaatgttaacatttatttttcgtagaaaATACCTCAGTGTGCAGCATGTTATATTACAGTACATAGCTGTAAATCTGCGTTTCAAACATCCTGAATATGGTATAAAACAGGAGTATGTAATGAGCGTTAAGTATTACATCATGAAGAACAGTATATAACATCTCTCTAGATCATTTTAAATCAACACAAAGATTTTACGTGGCAGGATCAAATAaccaaaatttagaaaaaaattaacttttctataaaagtaatattatgcTGCATTTATAAATACCTCTTTGTTTCCTCACTTGAGATATCTTCATTCTGCAGTTGCAATCCGTAATTACATTCGtaatgaaatacatatttaaataaattcttgctCTTGATAGAATTGAATGTATTGAAAACACTGTcctcaaaaatattttttaaatgactgCCATTCAAGcggtaaaatatttacaattacaaaaattgatttcactGATAGAAGTATCTATAATCCGTTGTTGATACACTGCGAAATCGACGTAGTACCATCGATCCAGCCACTACGTAAAATCCCTGTTGATTCGAAAGGGAGAAGTTCCATGATGCACAAAGTATCATTGCATGTTCATTACACTCTCTTAATCCATCGTATACAAAGCATAGATTTACCTTTCGTTAATATGATCATAATATTAAAACCGCGCACAACCTGGTTGAAGAACCGAAAACATAAACGCATTTCCATTTTGTGTCAGACGTCGCTTTCTTACTATAAAgtcgtataaattatatgagTGGCTGCCTAATTTTATTCCTCTTCGTatgatgaaaatttaattgtaaattttaatggcCTTTTCGAGATAGTTGATACGAGAACGCTTTGGCGCTTTGTTGACGTGTTCCAAACCAAGCCAAGGCCTCTGTGGCGATGTGCCTGCTTTTAAAAGTGGATaaactacaaaatttattcttcatcagcgtcaatttaaaatttatactaCAAGGTTATGGGCTTTTCTACTATCTTCTATTAACAAAATGCtgcacttttttatttagcttTTTGgttgcttttttttaaatatacttactCTGGTTTGCATGAGTGTGGAAGTCTGCAAGATCGACCATGTATCCTGGCGAATCCATAATAAAGTGTGGTTTACCCATCGTCACCACCGCGAACTTAAACTTCAAAgtttttttatgaattctCATAAAATATCAAGCAACATTAGATTAAGATGCCTACCTTCTCGAATTCCTTTTCTTGTACTcctaatttcttcaataatctTTCCTTCATTTTTGGGAAAGGTTCACCCTATAAGCatgtaattaacaaaaatatttataactacaaaattgaaatatctaattttaaaaaacctAATCGTATATTCAATTATGCTtacatgtttaattttaaagaaaaagggaaTACCAAATGTTGAGAAAACATCCTTGTGAAAATGTGCAACGGGAATCAACATTTCGTCGTCtgctaaatttaattcatcgtTTGGAATTTCTTCTATCCTGTATAATTTTGTGCCACTTGCATTTAAGTTATCTAAAGGTACATCTTCTTTTGGACCAGGCGAAAGTTTactacaattaatttctagtaTCCTTAATTTTCCAGAACCATTTTCGGATAATTCGACTTGTTTTTTAGCTTCTTCGAGTAAAGTAGCCACAGTTCCATTTTTATTAGGATAGAGAATAATTTCCTTCTCTTCTTTAAGAGACGGCCCAACccatatacatttaaattgctttttgTTTTCAAGCTCATTTACTCTAATACTGAGCTGctgataatataatttctttgtttttggtttacaaaaagaaaccaaTTCTTTAAGTGAACCTTCAAACGTACATTTTAATGGATGTCCGGGCGAATCTTTGTAactacgaataaaaaaaaaacaaaaacatacataatataaCATCATATCATAggacaaaatattattgtatcatATGAAACtcgaaatttttacttttgacATTTAAAGAACTGCAGAAGATATGGATCTGTCCCAACCCTTTGTGCCACTGCTCTTGCCATTTGATCATATGTCATTCTCAATGAAAGTTCCATTGTAAAGCCTGGATCATTAGGAATTGTTTTATCACAAAACGTTACTTCTACTCTGTGGAATAGATCCCTGAAACGCAATAGAAGTGTTCAcataattctttataatataagtaattattatattctataacTTACTTGAAGTATTCTTTACAGGTTGGGAGTTCATATGCTTGATTGTCACcttctttttgaaaaacaatgATATCTCCATCCATCAATTCTTCAAGAACTTTTTCCAATGGCTCTGTTAGATTATCTATTTTTTCTACCAAGTTcggtttaatttcttcgtaaaGCGCTAATTCTGTATCCGGCGGAAATCCAgctctttcatttaaaattggtATAAGTTCCTCTGTACAAAACCGtcataataattacttttcactgttataaaaatacaaaatttacattaacaaTTAAGAGCCACGTTTTATACCAAGTTATACTTCCAGAGGATCTATAAGTAGTATTATGCAGAAcatcgattataaaatatgtaaacgatttaataacatttgaaTATCAAATTCAGAGAAATAATGATCTAATTCCTTTCATCtttcaagttatttaaaatggaaCTTACGGACTTTAGCTGTGACAGGCATATAATGATGACCAcaataatgaattttcttgTTATTAGGATCatatagtttaaaaaataataaaacatcaGTGTCCTTATCAAAAGGTGGTAATGCTCTTAAATCTGAATCTGGAGGAACAAGTTCGACAAACACGTTCCAAACATTTGGATTCTCCGTGCATTGGTAAATGGATCTTTGCAGATCAACATCTAATTCAAGTGGCATTGGTCTACAGGTCTGGTTCGAACGTACGTTCAATGGCCATAAACGAATTTGCTCTATTGGATATTTCTGTAGAAAAAATCCCACTACATTAgatatttgaattaaacagtattatacattgaaataaaacacttgattcattcataaatattgtgttttaaatCACCTACCGTGCTTGTAGATGATCACAATATAGTATATAACCAAACTAGTAGCACATATTATGAAGCCACACCAATATTTCAACATtacataatttgaaatatatggATATATCGGTATTAACATAACATGTCATTATAGTATCATGTATAATAGCATGAACAATTTGTCAACAGTTGGACTTACCAAGCTATCACTCAGCAAGTCGAGAAACTCGTGCAAGGTACACTGCTTACGTATGCGAAATACACGATACAAAGCATGCTCTGGATCATACAAGTCATTCCCTTGGTGACCGTCAAAGTTATCCTCAAGAAGGACGTTGACAGTTATATACAAGTATGCTTCtgttctttcctttcttcttaTTTGTTCCAGCCTCTTCTCCTCTTGCAGCCTCTCCACCAGCTAGaccaacaaaattaaaattatccaTATGTATACTAAATTCGTctcattcgttattttttccTCATCTGtcttctaaaatttaaatttttagaaaagcAGTGTGCTGGTATCATGCTTTTGAGATTCGAGAACAGATAGTATTCGAAACATCAAAAgaatgatttttgtttctcatttacgtaattttaattttgttcatctgCCGCAATACAGACTACTAAGTCAAACAATTAcacaatgaaaattattcagCTGCTAATGATGATATCATGCACCATACTCTAAgcttattataaataaatttaacgaaatttatatattccgttgctaaaaaaaatgatcaagtacttttatatacagggatgatattttgatttgttaaatgataattataaatttcatcaatttttgtattctagTTGTATATCATGAACAACactttaatttatatcataaattaaattgaaatttcaattaaactaTATTGTATAGCTTTCTtactaaatattctttaattaaaaattataaaattctagcaataaatattatttgcaaattcaaaattgtcaTACCTGCATGCAACAAGTACTTATCTTTGAGTACATGACCATCATTTatgctaaataataataaaaatgtaatgtatAACCATAGTAGTGTGGAGATGCTTTACACTTTGAACTGTTGTTATATAgatatgttttaaacaaaaatacagctgcaaatgttcaataaataaaaattaaaagtggtTACGAATTAACTAATGTAAATtctattctttgaaattttctagtgCTCAACAGTTTATTCcatactttttcatttcttttatgtCTAAAATATTAGTATACTATTTATAGGTACTTTATAGCTATTATGAAGTATTCACTCTGTCGATGATGCATTGagttttttctatttattaatatgtaacaacaaataaataggTAGCATCTGTTGATGGTCATACTGACTATTAACattgacaaaatttaatgaattaacGACTCGATTGATTGATTCAGACCTTTTTACAAAGTTCAATATCCTAGCTTTGTTATCCACGTTGAGTCAAAGTATTAATTCACGAAAATCACGGATTTGATAATATAAATCACATTTCACCTTACTTACTGAACGATcttcattaaataacaaacaCACCGTAGAAGACGTATTAAGGAAGAAGCCGACATTATTAATAGATCCTActtattgttcatttttttcatttttccctcAACGTTATTTGTTCCATGAGCTAAGACTCATTACTTCAAATCagattttcaataattatctCACTATATTAACTAATAAGTCTTTCCTGCCCTTATTCTTCATATAGTTATTCACACATTTCCAATCTATTTGCGATATGTCTGTGCATTCTTCACCCAAAGCTTTAAAATACTACAATACAATTATTCGTTTTAgatataatattgtacaatatttattacaataaacatttcaaaacgATTCTAAGGCTCATTATGATAGTAGCCTAATAATCAGATCCTATATCAACCCgattgtagttttttttgtaGTACCTGAAGTGCAACGCGTACATTAGTTACAGCTGTATAACCTTCAGTCAATCAATATATATtagtataaaatgtttaagtaACGAAAAAATGAGTCAAAAgaatcaacaaaaatttaatttttacacgacTCAATCGTCCATACAAAAAATCCTCtgttaaaaaatcgaaatataattatcagGATAAACAAATCTCTATATAACACGAATGATTAAAAATCTACTGATAATGTACATTTTAGGTAACAGTGATGTAAAATTTTACATGAGATGTTTTATATCAGAATAAAAcactatttttttcattgagattattaattacttgattcaatataatataaatgaatacacCTTTTGACGCATATATTAAATCTCAGCAAAGTAATGCGCGCGTaacactttaaaaattatcaaatgTGAAGTATTACATACAACATGTCGTACCTGAAAATGGACATAATGTATTTAGTATTAACATTTGGTGATATAACAGCCTGTAGCTGATAACACTATAAATTTCtgttcataaaaaatattaagagaaattttataacaaatatttggaaatatatgtgtatgtatatatagatgctaaaaaaaatattaatttattaaatttaatttgtagatCTTATTTTCTGATTATTTCACATGTCCAAAATATTGAATCTATTCAAATATGTTCCTACTTTGTTAAACTCATTTCATCCTTGCATTTAACTTGATATAATGTGTTATGAATTTGATGACCTCATATGCTATGAGCTAATTAGCTTAAAACATATTAAAGAATTGGGAAGAGTTTCGTCGGAAAACAATGCAAACGATTTACAACTCTTTCCAGCTCTTTGCATGATAGTTGTTACTtaaaaatcatgaatataGAGATTTGGATTTCGAGAATTTTGTGTGCACGGACGAAGAGTCGTAGTCTCTGTGTGTGAGTCTTTAATTGAGTCAGTCGTGTCTTTGTCACGTTCAAGGTCGCTCAACTCCTGGGAAAGTTCTCTTTGAAGGACGTTTCTGACCTCTTGAGGTATATCCTCTTCCTTAACTTCTTGCAAGACGTTCTCCAACTCGGAATTCCTTATGTACACCAACATATAGGCGTTCGTACAGTGTTTCACAGGTATGGTTATGTCCTCATCTTGACCACCATAATTATGCTCAATGGCTTCCTGCTTTGTACACCTCGAGACGACATCATCGTCGAATTTACACCACTGTtttgaaagttaaataaaaaatgtagttaaattaaattactttttaaatgtacaagTTATTCTATGTAAAGTACCTATATAAGTATACACATACAATGTTAACGTAAAAGTTGTACATACTTTTCCATCACCGGCTGGATTGATAAATACAACATAATGTCCACCATGATTATCTCCACTATGAACTAAGACCGCGTGCAATGTATAATCGGCACTCGTTGCtgctttattttgtaaatatttgccaAGACTTATTTTGTCATAAAACTCAAACCTTTATTAAATGCAagatgcatatttttttcaatagagAGCATAAGTAAATATAGCAATTcaacaatttaatatcactttgaTGTTACGTACCTGTCATTAAATTTGACAGAACAATCCGTAACTGGATCATATTGAAATCGCATTAAATGCAAATGTAAAACTGGtggaaacgatgaaaaaataaCACCCTTTTCCGCTTCCTGTAATCCATGTTCTCCCGCGTCATATTTATTATCACCATCCAGACTTTCAGTGCTTACATAGTCATTAAACGATTCATAAACTAAAAGAacgataattttttatatgatgCAGAATTACATgtacaaacataaatataaaacttttatattaatagcAAACAGTACATGTATCAATACTTACTATTTCTCTTGCCCTTTATATTTAACTGGATATCATAGAAAGTTTCAACTCTGGTTGATttgtaatcaatatttttacatttaataaatgacaCCATTTTCCCCTCAAATAATTTTGGTACTGTACCCTCTACACATGttcctttcattttactttccaACTTGTCTAAAAGCTAAAGCAGTTattagtaaaaagaaatataatttcaactgtaatattatttatgatatgGTATATTAGTTCCATACCACACGTAAAAATTCTTGTACATCATGCTGCATGAAAGAATCCAATGTTTCCCAACCAAAACTTTtggttaatttttttgtacctACTGGCTTatcagaaaattgtaattcgtgAAAAACCCTTTGTAAAGCCAAAGCAACGCTTCTGCTAGAATCATCACTTTCTGTTGGCATTTTGTAGACTGCTTTGCGTAACTGAAAACAAAGATATAGATATTTAAACAACTATATTATAGATACAACCAGAAAATTCAGTTACAATGAAGTGTAAGTACATACAAaagtaatacatttaattgttaaaCTCCTTAAATATTCAACTTACTTgattggtaaaatataaagtttgaaGCAAAGAATTCATGTAACATGTAGCACCTTGATTTTTTAAACCTACAAATCCTGTATGTTTTTTACTGTCCCAACTGACACCATGTGGAGCATCAGCTGTTACATGAacctgtttaaaaaaattaaatattttaaggaaaTACTCCTAAAGAatatagtttttaaattttgttactgtaaaataatataagcATATTACTAACCTCCAGTGTAATAGAATCATCTTTAATAAAACCTTTATCAGGATCAAGGACATCTTGCAATGTCATAAAATGACTAAATCCCCAATCATTTTCTTTACTGTAGAATAGGTGCTGAATCTCTAAAATGTAGATGTATATGCTTAATGAGATGtaatcgattaaattaaaatttacttaaataaacTGATATTTTAGATTATACTAACTTCTGCTGAATGGTTCCTGTCCTTCTTTACAAGAAAGTAACCGAAGATCTGCAACTGCATAACAACTCCATGATGCTGATTCACTTTCTCCATtacattgaagaaaaaaacCAAGCGACCTTTGTTGTGGTCTTTCTTGTGCTTGACTTGACCTTGgcattatcattattttccaTGGCAAGTTACGAACGTAACATGGTGGTGATAGTTGAgtatctttcatttttgaaacattttctgcCGTGTAGCGAAATGTTGCTTCTGATCTTGCTTCatctgtttaaaaatgaaattcttactCATAACATCACAACAAATAGAGtgatataataaaatcatgTCTAACTGAAGTTAAGGATGTTCctattttctgtaattattataattcaattataaagaattatgtaaatttttgcaaatgactcagaattttgttctttacaAATATCTTATATAATCGACAggctaataaaataaatgttataaaacagcagatttaatcaaataaacaaatgctatTCTTATCTTACCTTCTTCCATTTCTTGATCTTGAACTATACAAGCTAATTCCGATTCTCCATTCATAGGACTAGTATCATTACCATCTCCGCCACCATCATTTGGTGTTTCTATAAAGTTAAAACATTTGTACATAtatctctccctttctctttaattacttatatcaaacaaattattctcccaataatattaacatacaTATACTTGATATTTGCTGTACTTTAATTGGTGcatattaccaaataaatattctgaaCATCTGaggtaaaaattatttaaaatatatttagaattacACAATTCACTTAGGAttttataatagttttaaaagaaagaaaatatatagaagtacttatataaatatttgacaagAACTATGTCAAATTCCAATCATTATGACATGCTTAAAAGACAAATGAATGTTTTCATCAAATGAAAAACTATCTTTAaccttatacagggtgattctTATAAGGTGACTGACACGATTATCTGTGAAATTTCAAGTCgtactaaaaaattattcagacAAAAAATAATCAGTTTCAAGAGGGAAGCAAGGTGGCtgtaatttactttaaagCTAGTGTGTAACCTTtacaattatgaataaaagaaaagccagatatcaatatacatatgcaaagtataacgaaatattagtttaaaattgtttgttttcttaatCAAATCAATACAACAAATCACTATCTACTTTATTCTgtttacataatatatattcatcaGACATATATAATTACACTTAAATAAACTTCAAATATACAGTAGACTTCGATTTTGAAAAgacaattatatacaaataaaaattgattacggAACAACCATATATCGTCGAAAAACGggaataatttctataaccttcaaagtaaaaataataacatatacaacatgaaaattaaaaaaaaaaaaatgaaataagatGATGAAGTGAAGGTGAAGCATACCTTCTTGCGTATCCATTTCTTCGACTTCATTG
This window contains:
- the LOC128879092 gene encoding ubiquitin carboxyl-terminal hydrolase 7 isoform X2, which codes for MNHVNDQENLKQLNLAPVQVNEVEEMDTQEETPNDGGGDGNDTSPMNGESELACIVQDQEMEEDEARSEATFRYTAENVSKMKDTQLSPPCYVRNLPWKIMIMPRSSQAQERPQQRSLGFFLQCNGESESASWSCYAVADLRLLSCKEGQEPFSRKIQHLFYSKENDWGFSHFMTLQDVLDPDKGFIKDDSITLEVHVTADAPHGVSWDSKKHTGFVGLKNQGATCYMNSLLQTLYFTNQLRKAVYKMPTESDDSSRSVALALQRVFHELQFSDKPVGTKKLTKSFGWETLDSFMQHDVQEFLRVLLDKLESKMKGTCVEGTVPKLFEGKMVSFIKCKNIDYKSTRVETFYDIQLNIKGKRNIYESFNDYVSTESLDGDNKYDAGEHGLQEAEKGVIFSSFPPVLHLHLMRFQYDPVTDCSVKFNDRFEFYDKISLGKYLQNKAATSADYTLHAVLVHSGDNHGGHYVVFINPAGDGKWCKFDDDVVSRCTKQEAIEHNYGGQDEDITIPVKHCTNAYMLVYIRNSELENVLQEVKEEDIPQELVERLQEEKRLEQIRRKERTEAYLYITVNVLLEDNFDGHQGNDLYDPEHALYRVFRIRKQCTLHEFLDLLSDSLKYPIEQIRLWPLNVRSNQTCRPMPLELDVDLQRSIYQCTENPNVWNVFVELVPPDSDLRALPPFDKDTDVLLFFKLYDPNNKKIHYCGHHYMPVTAKVQELIPILNERAGFPPDTELALYEEIKPNLVEKIDNLTEPLEKVLEELMDGDIIVFQKEGDNQAYELPTCKEYFKDLFHRVEVTFCDKTIPNDPGFTMELSLRMTYDQMARAVAQRVGTDPYLLQFFKCQNYKDSPGHPLKCTFEGSLKELVSFCKPKTKKLYYQQLSIRVNELENKKQFKCIWVGPSLKEEKEIILYPNKNGTVATLLEEAKKQVELSENGSGKLRILEINCSKLSPGPKEDVPLDNLNASGTKLYRIEEIPNDELNLADDEMLIPVAHFHKDVFSTFGIPFFFKIKHGEPFPKMKERLLKKLGVQEKEFEKFAVVTMGKPHFIMDSPGYMVDLADFHTHANQIYPLLKAGTSPQRPWLGLEHVNKAPKRSRINYLEKAIKIYN
- the LOC128879092 gene encoding ubiquitin carboxyl-terminal hydrolase 7 isoform X1, encoding MNHVNDQENLKQLNLAPVQVNEVEEMDTQEETPNDGGGDGNDTSPMNGESELACIVQDQEMEEDEARSEATFRYTAENVSKMKDTQLSPPCYVRNLPWKIMIMPRSSQAQERPQQRSLGFFLQCNGESESASWSCYAVADLRLLSCKEGQEPFSRKIQHLFYSKENDWGFSHFMTLQDVLDPDKGFIKDDSITLEVHVTADAPHGVSWDSKKHTGFVGLKNQGATCYMNSLLQTLYFTNQLRKAVYKMPTESDDSSRSVALALQRVFHELQFSDKPVGTKKLTKSFGWETLDSFMQHDVQEFLRVLLDKLESKMKGTCVEGTVPKLFEGKMVSFIKCKNIDYKSTRVETFYDIQLNIKGKRNIYESFNDYVSTESLDGDNKYDAGEHGLQEAEKGVIFSSFPPVLHLHLMRFQYDPVTDCSVKFNDRFEFYDKISLGKYLQNKAATSADYTLHAVLVHSGDNHGGHYVVFINPAGDGKWCKFDDDVVSRCTKQEAIEHNYGGQDEDITIPVKHCTNAYMLVYIRNSELENVLQEVKEEDIPQELVERLQEEKRLEQIRRKERTEAYLYITVNVLLEDNFDGHQGNDLYDPEHALYRVFRIRKQCTLHEFLDLLSDSLKYPIEQIRLWPLNVRSNQTCRPMPLELDVDLQRSIYQCTENPNVWNVFVELVPPDSDLRALPPFDKDTDVLLFFKLYDPNNKKIHYCGHHYMPVTAKVQELIPILNERAGFPPDTELALYEEIKPNLVEKIDNLTEPLEKVLEELMDGDIIVFQKEGDNQAYELPTCKEYFKDLFHRVEVTFCDKTIPNDPGFTMELSLRMTYDQMARAVAQRVGTDPYLLQFFKCQNYKDSPGHPLKCTFEGSLKELVSFCKPKTKKLYYQQLSIRVNELENKKQFKCIWVGPSLKEEKEIILYPNKNGTVATLLEEAKKQVELSENGSGKLRILEINCSKLSPGPKEDVPLDNLNASGTKLYRIEEIPNDELNLADDEMLIPVAHFHKDVFSTFGIPFFFKIKHGEPFPKMKERLLKKLGVQEKEFEKFKFAVVTMGKPHFIMDSPGYMVDLADFHTHANQIYPLLKAGTSPQRPWLGLEHVNKAPKRSRINYLEKAIKIYN